A genomic window from Populus alba chromosome 19, ASM523922v2, whole genome shotgun sequence includes:
- the LOC118027738 gene encoding transcription factor MYB60, with amino-acid sequence MGRPPCCDKDGIKKGPWTPEEDIILVSYIQEHGPGNWRSVPTNTGLLRCSKSCRLRWTNYLRPGIKRGNFTPHEEGMIIHLQALLGNKWAAIASYLPQRTDNDIKNYWNTHLKKKLKKLQSAWDPMAQDSTSSQFISKSFNDRKSLDNFTANSSPALRPNQASTYASSTENISRLLEGWMRSSPKPNSSSFLLKENREQENNSLENNDHDIANSVAINYLQPYKEKPEQESGDLISHEEFESILSLESLHDVAWDKPCCDSGTVTITTTTEGFHNSASDEKENMTMIERKQKSESTPPLSFLEKWLLDENGAGQVEEIMKLSPIF; translated from the exons ATGGGAAGACCTCCTTGCTGTGACAAAGATGGGATCAAGAAAGGTCCATGGACCCCTGAGGAGGACATCATCCTGGTGTCTTATATTCAAGAACATGGTCCAGGAAATTGGAGATCAGTTCCTACCAACACTG GGTTGTTAAGGTGCAGCAAAAGTTGCAGGCTTAGATGGACTAACTACCTCAGACCAGGAATTAAGCGAGGCAACTTCACACCCCATGAAGAAGGGATGATAATTCACTTGCAAGCTTTATTGGGTAACAA ATGGGCAGCTATAGCTTCATATCTTCCCCAGAGGACAGATAATGATATAAAGAACTACTGGAACACCCACCTGAAGAAGAAACTAAAGAAGTTGCAGTCAGCTTGGGACCCTATGGCACAAGACTCAACAAGCAGTCAGTTTATCTCAAAAAGTTTCAATGATAGAAAGAGCTTAGATAATTTCACCGCCAATTCCTCACCAGCCCTCAGGCCTAATCAGGCCTCCACATATGCATCAAGTACCGAAAACATTTCTCGTCTTCTTGAAGGTTGGATGAGATCATCTCCAAAGCCGAATAGTTCGAgttttcttctcaaagaaaatCGGGAGCAAGAAAATAACAGCCTGGAAAATAATGATCATGACATTGCCAATTCAGTGGCTATAAATTATCTTCAACCTTACAAGGAAAAACCTGAGCAAGAAAGTGGTGATCTAATCTCTCATGAAGAGTTTGAGTCCATTTTATCACTCGAGAGCTTGCATGATGTTGCATGGGACAAGCCCTGTTGTGATTCTGGTACTGTTACTATCACCACTACTACGGAAGGTTTCCATAACTCTGCAAGTGATGAGAAGGAAAATATGACAATGATCGAGAGGAAGCAGAAATCTGAGAGTACTCCCCCCTTATCATTTCTTGAGAAATGGCTCTTGGACGAAAATGGTGCTGGTCAAGTGGAAGAAATTATGAAACTCTCTCCAATATTCTGA